In the genome of Nitrospinota bacterium, one region contains:
- a CDS encoding rhodanese-like domain-containing protein: MEIISIDDLHDKIEEMGDNNLILDVRSPEEYSAGHIEGSQNTPHTEVSGIAEDLSSYDNVYVHCKMGGRAKIASETLIDAGLDNIVCVGNGGMER; encoded by the coding sequence ATGGAGATTATTTCTATCGATGATTTGCACGATAAAATTGAAGAGATGGGTGATAATAACTTGATTCTTGATGTACGTTCCCCAGAGGAATATTCAGCGGGTCACATTGAGGGATCTCAAAATACTCCCCATACTGAAGTCAGTGGAATTGCCGAAGACCTGAGTAGTTATGACAATGTTTATGTGCATTGCAAAATGGGCGGGCGGGCAAAAATCGCATCTGAAACTTTGATCGATGCCGGGCTGGACAATATTGTATGTGTTGGGAATGGCGGTATGGAACGCTG